A region of Periophthalmus magnuspinnatus isolate fPerMag1 chromosome 13, fPerMag1.2.pri, whole genome shotgun sequence DNA encodes the following proteins:
- the LOC117380637 gene encoding transient receptor potential cation channel subfamily V member 1-like isoform X1, giving the protein MDIEKQKEKLEEEDEEENDGLAWLLRIDSSDVAPSPMDTNITQCSLYLDGQDGKCTLEFSRERVFKAASCGDASQLQGLLEFLTVNNKRLTSPEFIGESNGKTALLKALLNLKNDKNDAIRVLLDIAEKTGDLKKLINASYTDNYYHGQTALHVAIERRSLDHVKLLVEKGADVQVKANGKFFQLNEESGFYFGELPLSLAACTNQPEVVSYLLDNPHRQADVADRDSDGNTVLHALVVIADNSPENTDMIADMYNKILTEHHILHRDSPVRLEDIKNNQGLTPLKLAAKLGRIGLLKHMLHRELLDKGSRPLSRKFTEWVYGPVHSSLYDTSSIDTDEDNSVLEIIVFGSKIPNRTEMLQLEPLCSLLKDKWERFASKLFLFNFLVYMVYLIIFTAVAINRKEGKPPFPIEDVPDDYLRSTGQVISVLGGLWFFYKSVVIFRKNPPKFSSLYTDGFCDILFFFQGTLILLCVPLYLCGLREYVGLQVISLALAWVNTLYYARGIKQLGIYSVMMQRMILRDLLHFLCVYAVFLFGFSAAIVSLIEENYPADEEHTSRSKALGRGVSPEMILCEKPSYNDFSFTILELFKFTIGMGDLEFTDHVQYKEVFYILLIFYIVLTYILLLNMLIAIMGNTVERISSESENIWNLQRSLTILDLESSLPQWLKEKLYSGKSKIIIKPNINKEQSQRLLRVEEVNWTKWRSDLHVFQQEDPGGHMTTEPQSKGGPQWNFNLFKERLWRRNNQSQGYNFPTI; this is encoded by the exons ATGGATATAGAGAAACAGAAGGAAAAACtagaggaggaagatgaagaggagaatgATGGACTGGCATGGCTTCTGCGGATTGACAGTTCAGATGTGGCACCCTCTCCCATGGACACCAACATCACACAGTGCAG tctgtatctggatgGACAGGATGGTAAGTGCACTCTGGAGTTTTCCCGAGAGCGCGTGTTTAAAGCTGCCTCCTGTGGTGATGCCTCACAGCTCCAAGGTCTACTGGAGTTTCTGACAGTTAACAACAAACGCCTCACCAGCCCTGAGTTCATAGG AGAGTCCAATGGGAAAACAGCACTGCTGAAGGCCTTGTTGAACCTAaagaatgataaaaatgatgCCATTCGAGTGCTCCTGGACATAGCAGAAAAAACAGGAGATCTAAAGAAATTGATCAATGCATCCTACACAGATAATTACTATCACG GGCAGACTGCTCTGCATGTGGCCATCGAGAGGAGGAGCCTGGACCATGTGAAGCTGTTGGTCGAGAAAGGAGCAGATGTACAGGTCAAAGCCAATGGCAAGTTCTTTCAGCTGAATGAAGAATCaggcttttattttg GGGAgctgcctctgtctctggcAGCCTGCACCAACCAGCCTGAGGTGGTGTCCTATCTCCTGGACAACCCTCACAGACAAGCCGATGTGGCAGACAGAGACTCCGATGGCAACACTGTCCTGCACGCTTTGGTGGTGATCGCAGACAACAGCCCTGAGAACACAGACATGATCGCAGACATGTACAACAAGATTCTGACTGAGCACCACATACTGCACAGGGACAGCCCTGTCCGCCTGGAGGACATCAAGAATAACCAAGGACTCACACCTCTCAAGTTAGCCGCCAAGCTAGGCCGGATAGGG TTGCTGAAGCATATGCTGCACAGAGAGCTTCTGGACAAAGGGTCTCGTCCTCTGTCCAGGAAGTTTACTGAATGGGTGTATGGGCCGGTGCACTCCTCTCTGTATGACACCAGCTCCATCGACACGGATGAAGACAACTCTGTGCTGGAGATCATTGTGTTTGGCAGCAAAATCCCT AACCGCACAGAGATGCTGCAGTTGGAGCCTCTGTGCAGTCTTCTGAAGGACAAGTGGGAGCGCTTTGCCTCcaaactttttcttttcaacttccTGGTTTACATGGTTTACCTTATCATCTTCACCGCTGTGGCCATCAACAGGAAGGAGGGGAAG CCCCCGTTCCCCATCGAGGATGTTCCTGATGACTACCTGCGCAGCACTGGACAGGTCATCAGTGTGCTGGGAGGACTCTGGTTCTTTTACAAATCA GTGGTGATCTTCAGGAAAAACCCACCAAAGTTCAGCAGTCTCTACACAGATGGCTTCTGTGACATTCTCTT CTTCTTCCAGGGCACTCTGATCCTGCTTTGCGTTCCTCTGTATCTGTGTGGACTCAGGGAGTACGTGGGACTGCAGGTCATCTCTCTGGCTCTGGCCTGGGTTAATACTCTATATTATGCGAGAGGAATCAAACAACTGGGCATTTACAGTGTGATGATGCAGAGG ATGATCCTCAGAGACCTCCTGCACTTCTTGTGTGTTTATGCTGTCTTCCTCTTTGGCTTCTCAGCTG CTATAGTTTCTCTGATTGAAGAGAACTATCCTGCTGATGAAGAACACACCAGCCGTTCCAAGGCCCTCGGTAGGGGAGTTAGCCCAGAGATGATTCTTTGTGAAAAACCCTCATACAACGACTTTAGCTTCACCATTCTGGAGCTGTTTAAGTTCACTATTGGCATGGGAGACCTGGAGTTCACTGATCATGTCCAGTATAAAGAGGTCTTCTACATCCTACTCATCTTCTACATTGTCCTCACCTACATCCTGCTGCTGAACATGCTCATAGCCATAATGGGCAACACTGTGGAGAGGATCTCCAGTGAGAGCGAGAACATCTGGAACCTGCAG AGATCCCTCACCATTTTGGACTTGGAGAGTTCTCTGCCACAGTGGCTGAAGGAGAAGCTTTACTCAGGAAAGTCCAAAATCATCATCAAGCCTAACATAAataaggagcagagccaaagacTGTTACG AGTGGAGGAGGTGAACTGGACTAAGTGGCGCTCAGACCTTCATGTGTTTCAGCAGGAGGATCCTGGGGGCCACATGACCACTGAGCCCCAGTCCAAAG GAGGACCCCAATGGAACTTCAACCTTTTTAAAGAACGACTTTGGCGCCGAAATAATCAGTCACAAGGCTACAATTTTCCAACCATTTAA
- the slc8a2b gene encoding sodium/calcium exchanger 2b — protein MRPAPVMHHRGFNMPLSSLLALTLVLLVPTCWAESQRSDPVVGSALPSTLIPYTVMPSGNSSFPWKDKCDEETVCRPGILLPVWEPADPGLGQKVARAVVYFVSLMYMFMGVSIIADRFMASIEVITSQEKEVTITLPNGETSLATVRIWNETVSNLTLMALGSSAPEILLSVIEVCGHEFKAGELGPGTIVGSAAFNMFVIIAICVWTIPNGESRKIKHLRVFFITAFWSIFAYIWLYLILSVISPGEVQIWEALVTLLFFPVCVLLAWIADRRLLFYKYMGKRYRADKRRGIVVETEGDLTPNKATMEMVVDGKFPTRGGTMAENCRGNTQDDTTLDNSTGAAGASATGGSHLPTSNSTMVNMESNRELDESRKEVIRILRELKQKYPDKELDQLMELANYYALLHQQKSRAFYRIQATRMMIGAGNVLKKHAADNARRTVITQEETQEEDDLDICSHISFESPHSQCMENCGVLILTVVCHGGLGENTFYVDYRTEDGSANAGSDYDYSEGTLVFKPGDTRKEIKVGIIDDDIFEEDEHFFVRLLNLRVGDAEGMFESDEVGAAPKARLVEPLVATVTILDDDHAGIFTFSDSTCRVSESVGTMEVTVVRNSGARGTVILPYHTEAGTAKPGEDYEDAHGELEFTNDQTTQTIQVRIIDDEEYEKKESFYIVLEEPRWLKRGISALLLNQEGQEGQLSAEEEEARRIAEMGKPILGEHSRLEVVIEESYEFKSTVDKLIKKTNLALVIGTHSWREQFVDAVTVSAGDGDEDEEGREERLPSCYDYVMHFLTVFWKVLFACVPPTEYWNGWACFCVSISVIGVLTAIIGDLASHFGCTVGLRDTVTAVVFVALGTSIPDTFASKVAAIQDQHADASVGNVTGSNAVNVFLGIGVAWSVAAVYCKIKGKKFIVDPGSLAFSVTLFTIFAFICMAVLLFRRRPSIGGELGGPKVPRLLTTLLFLGLWFLYILFSSLEAYCHISGF, from the exons ATGAGGCCAGCTCCAGTAATGCATCACAGAGGCTTCAACATGCCTCTGTCCAGCCTCCTGGCCCTGACCCTGGTGCTGCTGGTGCCCACCTGTTGGGCTGAGTCCCAGCGCAGTGACCCGGTGGTGGGAAGTGCCCTGCCCTCCACCCTGATCCCCTACACTGTTATGCCCTCGGGTAACAGTAGCTTCCCCTGGAAGGACAAGTGTGATGAGGAGACCGTGTGCAGGCCCGGCATCCTCCTCCCTGTGTGGGAGCCTGCCGACCCCGGGCTGGGGCAAAAGGTGGCCCGCGCTGTGGTCTACTTTGTGTCGCTCATGTACATGTTCATGGGAGTGTCCATCATTGCAGACCGCTTCATGGCGTCCATCGAGGTCATCACATCACAG GAGAAGGAAGTGACCATAACACTGCCCAATGGAGAGACATCTTTAGCAACGGTTAGAATCTGGAACGAGACTGTGTCCAACCTGACTCTGATGGCTCTGGGCTCCAGTGCTCCTGAGAtcctcctgtctgtcatagag GTATGTGGTCACGAGTTTAAGGCTGGAGAGCTGGGTCCGGGCACTATTGTTGGCAGCGCTGCCTTTAACATGTTCGTCATCATCGCCATCTGTGTGTGGACTATTCCCAATGGAGAGTCACGCAAAATCAAACACCTGCGCGTGTTCTTCATCACAGCATTCTGGAGTATCTTTGCCTACATCTGGCTCTACCTCATCCTGTCAGTCATTTCGCCTGGCGAGGTGCAG ATTTGGGAGGCACTTGTCACACTGCTCTTCTTCCCTGTGTGTGTGCTACTGGCCTGGATCGCAGACCGCCGCCTCCTCTTCTATAAATACATGGGCAAGCGTTACCGTGCCGACAAGCGCCGTGGCATTGTggtggagacagagggggatCTGACTCCCAATAAAGCCACAATGGAGATGGTCGTTGATGGCAAGTTCCCGACACGAGGGGGCACCATGGCTGAAAACTGCAGGGGAAACACTCAGGATGACACAACTCTAGACAACTCTACGGGAGCAGCAGGAGCCTCTGCCACCGGAGGAAGCCATCTGCCCACCTCCAACAGCACAATGGTCAACATGGAGAGCAACCGTGAGCTGGACGAGAGCCGCAAGGAG GTGATCCGCATCCTGAGAGAGCTGAAGCAGAAGTATCCGGATAAAGAGCTGGACCAGCTAATGGAACTGGCCAACTACTATGCTCTGCTGCACCAGCAGAAGAGCAGGGCCTTCTATCGCATCCAG GCCACACGGATGATGATTGGAGCGGGGAACGTGCTGAAGAAGCATGCAGCGGACAATGCCAGGCGCACAGTGATCACACAGGAGGAGACCCAAGAGGAGGACGACCTCGACATCTGCAGCCACATCTCTTTTGAAAGCCCCCACAGCCAGTGCATGGAGAACTGTGGAGTGCTCATCCTCACTGTGGTCTGCCATG GTGGTTTGGGAGAGAACACCTTCTATGTCGACTACAGGACTGAGGATGGCTCTGCAAACGCAGGCTCAGATTATGATTATAGTGAAGGAACTTTGGTCTTCAAACCTGGAGACACACGCAAAGAGATCAAG GTGGGCATCATTGATGATGACATATTTGAGGAGGATGAGCACTTCTTTGTCCGCCTGTTGAATTTgcgtgtgggtgacgcagaggGCATGTTTGAAAGTGACGAGGTGGGTGCTGCTCCCAAAGCCCGTCTGGTTGAGCCCCTGGTTGCCACGGTGACCATCCTTGATGATGACCACGCAGGAATCTTCACATTCAGCGACAGCACATGTCGTGTGAGTGAGAGTGTGGGCACAATGGAGGTGACGGTGGTCCGCAACTCTGGAGCTCGAGGCACAGTCATCCTCCCGTACCACACTGAGGCAGGCACTGCCAAGCCTGGGGAGGACTACGAGGACGCCCACGGCGAACTGGAGTTTACCAACGACCAAACCAC TCAGACGATTCAGGTGCGGATCATTGATGATGAGGAGTATGAGAAGAAGGAGAGCTTCTATATTGTCCTGGAGGAGCCACGCTGGCTAAAAAGAGGCATCTCAG CCTTGCTTCTCAACCAAG aggggcaggagggacagctgagtgcagaggaggaggaggctcgGAGGATCGCTGAGATGGGGAAGCCCATTCTGGGAGAACACAGTCGCCTGGAGGTGGTCATCGAGGAGTCCTATGAGTTTAAG AGCACAGTGGACAAACTGATAAAGAAGACCAACCTGGCTCTGGTCATTGGCACACACTCTTGGAGGGAGCAGTTTGTGGACGCTGTGACTGTCAGTGCAG GTGATGGGGACGAGGACGAGGAAGGCCGAGAGGAGCGCCTCCCTTCCTGTTATGACTATGTCATGCACTTCCTCACTGTGTTCTGGAAGGTGCTGTTTGCCTGTGTTCCTCCCACAGAATATTGGAATGGCTGGGCCTGCTTCTGCGTGTCCATCAGTGTCATCGGGGTCCTCACAGCCATCATCGGAGACCTGGCCTCTCACTTTGGCTGCACTGTGGGCCTACGAGACACCGTCACAGCTGTGGTCTTTGTAGCTCTGGGAACGTCTATTCCAG ACACCTTTGCCAGTAAAGTAGCAGCCATACAGGACCAGCACGCTGATGCCTCTGTGGGCAATGTGACCGGCAGTAATGCCGTCAATGTATTCCTGGGGATTGGAGTGGCCTGGTCTGTGGCGGCTGTATACTGTAAGATCAAAGGGAAGAAGTTCATAGTGGACCCTGGCTCTTTGGCCTTCTCGGTCACTCTCTTCACCATATTTGCGTTCATCTGCATGGCTGTGCTGCTGTTCCGCCGCCGGCCTTCTATCGGGGGGGAGCTGGGGGGGCCCAAAGTGCCACGTCTCCTCACCACTCTGCTCTTCCTGGGCCTTTGGTTCCTCTACATCCTATTCTCCAGCCTGGAAGCCTACTGCCACATCAGTGGCTTTTAA
- the LOC117380637 gene encoding transient receptor potential cation channel subfamily V member 1-like isoform X2, which translates to MDIEKQKEKLEEEDEEENDGLAWLLRIDSSDVAPSPMDTNITQCSLYLDGQDGKCTLEFSRERVFKAASCGDASQLQGLLEFLTVNNKRLTSPEFIDQSNGKTALLKALLNLTEDRNDTVEALLVIAEKTGDLQKLVNAPYTDWCYKGQTALHVAIERRSLDHVKLLVEKGADVQAKANGKFFQQNEEFGFYFGELPLSLAACTNQPEVVSYLLDNPHRQADVTDRDSDGNTVLHTLVVIADNSPENTDMIADMYDKILTEHHILHRDSPVRLEDIKNNQGLTPLKLAAKLGRIGLLKHMLHREFLDKESRPLSRKFTEWVYGPVHFSLYDTSSIDTDEDNSVLEIIVFGSKIPNRTEMLQLEPLCSLLKDKWERFASKLFLFNFLVYMVFLIIFTAVAINRKEGKPPFPIEDVPDDYLRSTGQVISVLGGLWFFYKSVVTFKRNPPKFSSLYTDGFSDIIFFLQGTLLVLCVPLYVSGLREYVGLQVISLALSWVNTLYYARGIKQLGIYNVMMQRMILRDILHFLFVYAVFLFGFSAAIMSLIKDVPPEPYNGTEPVVVHPLDPCEKPSYNDVRFTILELFKFTIGMGDLQFTDHVQYKEVFYILLILYIVLTYILLLNMLIALMGNTVERISKESENIWNLQRSHTILDMERTLPTCIVNKLRSVVSKTVSFKHDWDKGRRFIRVAETHWTQWRSDMCVDGEEDPGSGILQATTSNRNRWRLRPFVDRIRARQHQPSTVQS; encoded by the exons ATGGATATAGAGAAACAGAAGGAAAAACtagaggaggaagatgaagaggagaatgATGGACTGGCATGGCTTCTGCGGATTGACAGTTCAGATGTGGCACCCTCTCCCATGGACACCAACATCACACAGTGCAG tctgtatctggatgGACAGGATGGTAAGTGCACTCTGGAGTTTTCCCGAGAGCGCGTGTTTAAAGCTGCCTCCTGTGGTGATGCCTCACAGCTCCAAGGTCTACTGGAGTTTCTGACAGTTAACAACAAACGCCTCACCAGCCCTGAGTTCATAG atcagtCCAATGGGAAAACAGCACTGCTTAAGGCCTTGTTGAACCTAACAGAAGATAGAAATGACACTGTTGAAGCACTATTGGTCATTGCAGAGAAGACTGGAGATTTACAAAAGTTGGTCAATGCACCCTACACAGACTGGTGTTACAAAG GGCAGACTGCTCTGCATGTGGCCATCGAGAGGAGGAGTCTGGACCATGTGAAGCTTTTGGTCGAGAAAGGAGCAGATGTACAGGCCAAAGCCAATGGCAAGTTCTTTCAGCAGAATGAAGAATTTGGGTTTTATTTTG GGGAgctgcctctgtctctggcAGCCTGCACCAACCAGCCTGAGGTGGTGTCCTATCTCCTGGACAACCCTCACAGGCAAGCCGATGTGACAGACAGAGACTCCGATGGCAACACTGTCCTGCACACTTTGGTGGTGATCGCAGACAACAGCCCTGAGAACACAGACATGATCGCAGACATGTACGACAAGATTCTGACTGAGCACCACATACTGCACAGGGACAGCCCTGTCCGCCTGGAGGACATCAAGAATAACCAAGGACTCACACCTCTCAAGTTAGCCGCCAAGCTAGGCCGGATAGGG TTGCTGAAGCATATGCTGCACAGAGAATTTCTGGACAAAGAGTCTCGCCCTCTGTCCAGGAAGTTTACTGAATGGGTGTATGGGCCGGTGCACTTCTCTCTGTATGACACCAGCTCCATCGACACGGATGAAGACAACTCTGTGCTGGAGATCATTGTGTTTGGCAGCAAAATCCCT AACCGCACAGAGATGCTGCAGTTGGAGCCTCTGTGCAGTCTTCTGAAAGACAAGTGGGAGCGCTTTGCCTCcaaactttttcttttcaacttctTGGTTTACATGGTTTTCCTTATCATCTTCACCGCTGTGGCCATCAACAGGAAGGAGGGGAAG CCCCCGTTCCCCATCGAGGATGTTCCTGATGACTACCTGCGCAGCACTGGACAGGTCATCAGTGTGCTGGGAGGACTCTGGTTCTTTTACAAATCA GTGGTTACTTTCAAGAGGAACCCTCCCAAGTTCAGCAGTCTTTACACAGATGGATTCAGTGACATTATCTT TTTCCTCCAGGGAACTCTGCTCGTGCTTTGTGTTCCTCTGTATGTGAGTGGACTCAGGGAGTACGTGGGACTGCAGGTCATCTCTCTGGCTCTGTCCTGGGTCAACACTCTGTATTACGCCAGAGGAATCAAACAACTGGGCATTTACAACGTGATGATGCAGAGG ATGATCCTCAGGGATAtcctgcacttcctgtttgtttatgCTGTTTTTCTCTTTGGCTTCTCAGCTG CTATTATGTCACTTATAAAAGATGTCCCGCCAGAGCCATATAACGGGACAGAACCTGTGGTGGTGCATCCTCTGGACCCATGTGAAAAACCATCTTACAATGACGTACGCTTCACCATTCTGGAGCTGTTTAAGTTCACTATTGGCATGGGAGACCTGCAGTTCACTGACCATGTCCAGTATAAAGAGGTCTTTTACATCCTGCTCATCCTGTACATCGTGCTCACCTACATCCTGCTGCTGAACATGCTCATAGCTCTAATGGGCAACACTGTGGAGAGGATTTCAAAAGAGAGCGAGAACATCTGGAACCTGCAG AGGTCCCATACAATTCTGGACATGGAGAGGACTCTCCCGACGTGTATCGTAAACAAATTGCGCTCTGTGGTGTCAAAAACTGTTAGTTTCAAACATGATTGGGACAAAGGTCGAAGAtttataag GGTGGCAGAGACTCACTGGACCCAGTGGCGATCAGATATGTGTGTTGATGGAGAGGAGGACCCGGGAAGTGGCATCCTGCAGGCCACAACATCAAACA GGAACAGATGGCGCCTTCGCCCATTCGTGGACCGAATAAGAGCCAGACAGCACCAGCCTTCAACAGTCCAATCCTAA
- the LOC117380637 gene encoding transient receptor potential cation channel subfamily V member 1-like isoform X3 — translation MEDQQCLEVAAQEQRHSLDWLLGGEPPDTLPMDTIVSVSSGEAALFSRELVFGAASRGDVSQLRGLLDFLTATNKRLTSPEFTESNGKTALLKALLNLKNDKNDAIRVLLDIAEKTGDLKKLINASYTDNYYHGQTALHVAIERRSLDHVKLLVEKGADVQVKANGKFFQLNEESGFYFGELPLSLAACTNQPEVVSYLLDNPHRQADVADRDSDGNTVLHALVVIADNSPENTDMIADMYNKILTEHHILHRDSPVRLEDIKNNQGLTPLKLAAKLGRIGLLKHMLHRELLDKGSRPLSRKFTEWVYGPVHSSLYDTSSIDTDEDNSVLEIIVFGSKIPNRTEMLQLEPLCSLLKDKWERFASKLFLFNFLVYMVYLIIFTAVAINRKEGKPPFPIEDVPDDYLRSTGQVISVLGGLWFFYKSVVIFRKNPPKFSSLYTDGFCDILFFFQGTLILLCVPLYLCGLREYVGLQVISLALAWVNTLYYARGIKQLGIYSVMMQRMILRDLLHFLCVYAVFLFGFSAAIVSLIEENYPADEEHTSRSKALGRGVSPEMILCEKPSYNDFSFTILELFKFTIGMGDLEFTDHVQYKEVFYILLIFYIVLTYILLLNMLIAIMGNTVERISSESENIWNLQRSLTILDLESSLPQWLKEKLYSGKSKIIIKPNINKEQSQRLLRVEEVNWTKWRSDLHVFQQEDPGGHMTTEPQSKGGPQWNFNLFKERLWRRNNQSQGYNFPTI, via the exons atggaGGATCAGCAGTGCTTGGAGGTAGCGGCGCAGGAACAAAGGCACAGCCTGGACTGGCTGCTGGGAGGAGAGCCCCCTGACACTCTGCCTATGGACACCATCGTCTCTGTGAGCAG TGGTGAGGCAGCACTGTTCAGCAGAGAGCTGGTGTTTGGTGCTGCTAGTCGCGGTGATGTGTCTCAACTCCGAGGTCTGCTGGACTTTCTCACAGCCACCAACAAACGTTTGACCAGCCCGGAGTTTACAG AGTCCAATGGGAAAACAGCACTGCTGAAGGCCTTGTTGAACCTAaagaatgataaaaatgatgCCATTCGAGTGCTCCTGGACATAGCAGAAAAAACAGGAGATCTAAAGAAATTGATCAATGCATCCTACACAGATAATTACTATCACG GGCAGACTGCTCTGCATGTGGCCATCGAGAGGAGGAGCCTGGACCATGTGAAGCTGTTGGTCGAGAAAGGAGCAGATGTACAGGTCAAAGCCAATGGCAAGTTCTTTCAGCTGAATGAAGAATCaggcttttattttg GGGAgctgcctctgtctctggcAGCCTGCACCAACCAGCCTGAGGTGGTGTCCTATCTCCTGGACAACCCTCACAGACAAGCCGATGTGGCAGACAGAGACTCCGATGGCAACACTGTCCTGCACGCTTTGGTGGTGATCGCAGACAACAGCCCTGAGAACACAGACATGATCGCAGACATGTACAACAAGATTCTGACTGAGCACCACATACTGCACAGGGACAGCCCTGTCCGCCTGGAGGACATCAAGAATAACCAAGGACTCACACCTCTCAAGTTAGCCGCCAAGCTAGGCCGGATAGGG TTGCTGAAGCATATGCTGCACAGAGAGCTTCTGGACAAAGGGTCTCGTCCTCTGTCCAGGAAGTTTACTGAATGGGTGTATGGGCCGGTGCACTCCTCTCTGTATGACACCAGCTCCATCGACACGGATGAAGACAACTCTGTGCTGGAGATCATTGTGTTTGGCAGCAAAATCCCT AACCGCACAGAGATGCTGCAGTTGGAGCCTCTGTGCAGTCTTCTGAAGGACAAGTGGGAGCGCTTTGCCTCcaaactttttcttttcaacttccTGGTTTACATGGTTTACCTTATCATCTTCACCGCTGTGGCCATCAACAGGAAGGAGGGGAAG CCCCCGTTCCCCATCGAGGATGTTCCTGATGACTACCTGCGCAGCACTGGACAGGTCATCAGTGTGCTGGGAGGACTCTGGTTCTTTTACAAATCA GTGGTGATCTTCAGGAAAAACCCACCAAAGTTCAGCAGTCTCTACACAGATGGCTTCTGTGACATTCTCTT CTTCTTCCAGGGCACTCTGATCCTGCTTTGCGTTCCTCTGTATCTGTGTGGACTCAGGGAGTACGTGGGACTGCAGGTCATCTCTCTGGCTCTGGCCTGGGTTAATACTCTATATTATGCGAGAGGAATCAAACAACTGGGCATTTACAGTGTGATGATGCAGAGG ATGATCCTCAGAGACCTCCTGCACTTCTTGTGTGTTTATGCTGTCTTCCTCTTTGGCTTCTCAGCTG CTATAGTTTCTCTGATTGAAGAGAACTATCCTGCTGATGAAGAACACACCAGCCGTTCCAAGGCCCTCGGTAGGGGAGTTAGCCCAGAGATGATTCTTTGTGAAAAACCCTCATACAACGACTTTAGCTTCACCATTCTGGAGCTGTTTAAGTTCACTATTGGCATGGGAGACCTGGAGTTCACTGATCATGTCCAGTATAAAGAGGTCTTCTACATCCTACTCATCTTCTACATTGTCCTCACCTACATCCTGCTGCTGAACATGCTCATAGCCATAATGGGCAACACTGTGGAGAGGATCTCCAGTGAGAGCGAGAACATCTGGAACCTGCAG AGATCCCTCACCATTTTGGACTTGGAGAGTTCTCTGCCACAGTGGCTGAAGGAGAAGCTTTACTCAGGAAAGTCCAAAATCATCATCAAGCCTAACATAAataaggagcagagccaaagacTGTTACG AGTGGAGGAGGTGAACTGGACTAAGTGGCGCTCAGACCTTCATGTGTTTCAGCAGGAGGATCCTGGGGGCCACATGACCACTGAGCCCCAGTCCAAAG GAGGACCCCAATGGAACTTCAACCTTTTTAAAGAACGACTTTGGCGCCGAAATAATCAGTCACAAGGCTACAATTTTCCAACCATTTAA